The Cryptomeria japonica chromosome 6, Sugi_1.0, whole genome shotgun sequence genomic interval gatgatgaagacataTGGCAGAGTGCACACTGACCATTCCagatggtggtggttgtgatctttaaactgggtaagtgcaaggtaatgggtcacaaattggcagAAGTCCGCGCGTTAGAAAACTCGctcttagaaacgggggcccattttcaaaaaatgagggCCTGTTTTTTCTTTGGGCCCTCGAGGCAAAAAGAAACAGGGGCCCGAGGCGAAACTAAATGGGCCCCTGTTTCTTTCTCAAACGGGAGCCCTCTTGAAAACGAAACGGGGTCTCGTTTTTCAAAAATAGGCCCCTGTTTTTAAATCCAATTTTACCCATTTTTTTCAGGCGCATTTTGTCTATTTTGGACAATAATGGTAATTTTAGGAATGGGCCCtcattatttaaataacgggccctcATTTTGAAAACGGGCCCTCGTTATTTAAATAATGGGCCCTCATTTTGAAAACGGGGtccattttgtggaagttgattccacaactcaccacttgccttgggattaggtctgggataggcctaggatggccacacctgagacatggacttgcaaattcaaatctccatgagtgaaagcacaaatatgaacttctgaaatagtttatgtgcctctaattagagaattattATAcgaattaaaacccatttcagattatactgtctagattctaaatatatatatatttttttaaattgattattttaactattctcatttaatttatactaaatcgggtctataaacttgaaatattaactaattttgttaatttaataacttttttattttaatgaactttgaaaaaaaaattatgtcatcaatctacacaattattttctatttaaaaaaaaaaattcaaaaaagttaagtttacgtcaaattatgtgggccgtacatgtcaaatttataaaaagataattacagtcattataaaataaattaaaaaaaatatttataaaaaaaaatacaaaaaaatatgctcatcaatattcagtgtgttacaaatcatttcccaaaatggtttgagaatttaataattataattgtGTAAAAAattgtgggtcgtacacatgcatggtatggtcctgaaacaaccaTTTTAAAAACATAGTTTTTATAAATCCATTCAAAAagctattttttattatgtgggtattaaaataaattacatatttggaaagtagactcataGGGCTATCTTtcatattactgactttttccaagattcaatctccaagtgtttcaaaatttaagctcaaatgagacaaaacttgaaaaatcaaggaaaacacttccactttttggccaaaaagtggactcatcttcttgcactgacccaaccGGTATATGCTATTGAGCATGGTgtagatactgagcaatgatacactgagtattgccatcaatgccaaagggggagattgttggcatatgatgaagcaatgacaatgtatgttgtcattaatgtcaataagtgctcaagcaagaGAACTGATATGCACCAGTATGAAaattggaagcggttatggtcaactgggatggagtggaccagtTTTGggattcactaagtgtgactaccaattggtagtctctattcagctctagggtttccgataTGGCCTATGGAGTGCAactgatggtgttttgtgaatgataaggataaggatcgGGATGCCACATTATCtgtgtgcacgtgaagaatttacttgaggatcttgcgtgtgaagatcgaatgcattgaatgcctatctCGGAAATGCACGATTTTATGagcggtgtgtgaagagcgcgtgatgggttactgttttccaaatgtagtgaagattggatgatgcagaatgtcttgagatctatcttagatcatttcattctatgtaatgtgtttggacagctaggattggacctcttgtaattgtaaacctaaaatatttagggtttagggtttatgctactgacctaacttttgtctataaggtcgatgaattttgttattgtaagtgttagcaaaagttgtgtatgtgttCGCGTGTTGGAGattagatacttgccaaaccagagtgaggaatttgcagagtgtgattgcagaggagaggaactaaaaaggatctgctttagcaaggagtgttgttatcagatcagagttttacctattgtcttctaaccatttcaaaaaaatgaaaatcccttgactaggtagctttaacaggctttgttgtaaatcctctaactaggtggctcaagttcattgagctatttaaatcctctagcgaggtaacctttaatagcgtttcaacctttaacagggtatatagccatctcttaaccgagtgatcaataacatgatcggttcctaacaaaaccttattgtaaagtctttaattggactaggctcctaacaaagcggacttcaaaagagttcaaaacaaacttgtgggtattcatccccatcgtggtttttctggtttgggtttccacgtaaaaaaatctCGGTGTTaagggttgtgagtttttcatgtgatgattgtgtgttttTGATTAAGTTATTTATGCAAGcaatgttaaatggttgtggtattgtagatacaactcatgcatgattatatcggtaaagtagtcatcaagatttgagatctgtggaATGCTGTCTAAAGTATCTGTGTTTAATCGGTCTAGCCATGTTTAtgctcagtggtgaagacaaccagttagctgtgttttaatatgataaagtgttgtgaagtttttgtgtgtactgattcaccccccccctctcagtattggtcaGGACCTTagttgctcatcattattcatcacttacTATCTGAGATAAACATATCTCTTAGATTGCTAATAATGGAATTGACCTAGGGGAGGATGTTCTCCCAATTCAAGAACCCTGTCAAATCCCTTAGGTTCTCCTCTAAGTATTGAATCTGGTCAAACATAATCGTTAGAGTATAATAATGATCAATGGTAGGAGGAGACCCCAAAGGACTATTCATCAAAgtattgtatcaagcattaggttGTGAACCATATGTAGAAGAGCCTCTTGTGATAATACCTTTAGGCAAGGAATAGGAAGTTAAAGGATCATCATGATCTATAATCCCTAAGAACATTGGGTCACATCTTGTAGGTGCGTAGCGATTTGGTGGGATGCTAGGTCTAAAAGTTCTCCTCACAACAACCTCAAAAGTAGTCTAGTTCGTAAAGCTCATATACAAGATTCATAATGCTTTGACAATCCCGAGAGCGTGCAAAAGAGATACCTAACAAAAGCATTAAATTATCTAAGTTTAACAAATTTTTTATAAAGATTTGGAAATTAAAAACCACAAAAGAGGCAAGTTCATGTTGGGttgaccaaaatgaagaaatattgTTTAATAAATAGAGTTAGGTTCAAGCACCCATTACACATAAAATTGTATATATTAACCAAGGAATAGTGTGAGAATGACATGGACGTGACAAAGATTTAACTTGTTTATTTTTAATATGGAATTCATATTTAAATTCAAACAAGGTTAATGCGAAATAAAATAACCAAGGATTTAAATGACCACAAGTCTAATGTGGATAAACAAAGACATATCATGTTAGTTAAAACTGTAATCCATGGAAATCAATAACTTGATTTAATATGAACGAATTAAACATGACCTAAAAAATTAGAAGGGCTAATAAATAGGAAAAGACTAAGCCTATTCTTAATCACCAAAAATAATCCTACAAAACCTAAACATGGAGAGTTTAAATAGACAACCCAAACGACCAAATAAAAATTAAACTGATAAGAATCAAGCTTGAAGAAATTGGACATGTTATTAATAGGCTTTGCTCCTACCATCACTTCATTTTTAGTATATATTATATTTGCATATGTTATCTTTGTTGTCTTTCCTTGCTTCTATTTGATGTCAATTTTGAAGGTTATATGTGTCAAAATTTTCTTTTATTGGGGATGAAATTGTGCCATCTTTCATAAGCATTGATTTGACACATGCATATGCACACACTAGGTACACAATTGATAATtagtttcttctttgcttagtaGTTGTtgaatttcaatttatttttatttccttCTAAATTGGTGGTCACTAATTACAACATAAAACTCAAGGGCCATATTAAGTTATTAGATTTATCTACAATTCATTCATAATTTTCATAGGTTGGATTCTTTTTTCTTATATTTAGTATGGTAGAACATATGTAAATAAttagttataattttttgtaattttttaaataagtaaataattagttataatttttttactgggacttttaaaaaatattaaagagTAATTTTTCCGTCAACCTAACTTGATCAAAAAACATATTAAATTTAGAGTGTGACGTATTTTTTGGATTTGAAATAGTGAAACATTTTGAAAGTATCAATATTTTTCAACCAATCCATTAATTGGGACTTTAGACATAGTTCAGATATAAAATCATTAATTATTACCTACTAAATTGATAATCAAATGTATATCTTATATTATTAGAATGTTGACAATTTCTTGAATaaacatttttcatttcatcaaattcatATTATAAAAAAGGTTATTAGCATGACAGGTAaagttaaaaaaagaaaaagaaacttctaaataaattaaaatatataaatttaaaattgtaGAAAATTGAATCCACTTAAAAAGCTTAGTATTGACCGACAATGTAAATGGGATTCTTAATACACACTTAATTTAATGTATAAATCTTTACTtaataaaagtaaaaaatataattaattgtcCCACTTAAAAAAGTTGTGCCACGTAAATAAAATGACCCTTAAGAAAGCAAGGGGTCATGTGTAGTATTTCGTATACACCTACCTCCTTTATTCCATGTGTTCAATTATTAGTGGACAAGATTTGATTTAAAGTTAGAATCACATGTTTTTATATATGATTTGGGACCCAAAAAAATCTTATCATTTGACTTTGGGAAATATTGTGAATGGGTCTAAAAGGTCTGAAAATGTTCatcaatgtttttttatttttttttgattttgggaAATATTGTGTGGGTCTGAAAAGGTCTGAAAATGTTTGaatgttttctaattttttatttatttgtaatttgaagtttaattatttttttttttttttggtttagagATAAAATTTATATTGTAGGTATTTAAATAGTGTTCACTTCAAATTTTCTacaatacaatttaaaaaaataaatttcatcAGCTCTTTTAAATGATTATGGAGATTTTTAAGGTGACAAAATATGTCTTTGTATAAAATCCATTTAACAATCATTATTTTTCAATAATTATTTACAATCTTGACATGTAGAGGAGTTTGATGAAGTGAATTTTGGAATTAAAGCACATTTTGATAGACAAGAGACATATTTACATTAGTTACAATGTTTTTGTATTAAAGTTGGAACTTTTGTAAATTCTCATAATAAGATTAAAATTTTGTAAATAATAATTTGTAATTCTTTTGTTATATTTTTCCAAGATAAGACATTGATTAATAATACAATATATGAAAGTAAACATGATTAGATTCTCAATGTATGAGGTTATGTTGTGATTTCCTTCCATGTGACATGTGCGTAGTGAGTTTATTTATTCAAGATAACTATAAGATTTTATGAAATAAACCACATGATTTTATTGGTATACAAGGTTAAGTTTTTCTAGGACAGTGAAATTTGAGATTAAAACGATTAGAAAATGCAATTACAAAATGGAAAACATTTCAAATCCAAAAATAGTTCTTTTGTTGAGTCTTAAGTCTTGTGAGCATGAACTAAACCATGAACTTTAGAAGAAAACAATGTcttgaaaataaattatttgaatgTCAAGTTGAAAACAATGCTTTAGAGGAAATTTTAACCTTGAAGTAGCTATATTTAAATACCGAACCATAAAAGACTTTTCCTTAGTAAGTAAAAAAGTGTGCCAAATTATAATTAaagccacacacacacatattgtttttaattaattaaatataataattacaagttcaaatcccacaagggggtagggtatgtacaccttattatattattttttattttacggtccattatcgataaaaaaaataaaaaataatttttttattattaataattatatataattataagtattacttattttattatatttaatttacatATAGTTGATGCATTAtaattatttcattaatatataaaaattatattatattattattatatattaatcaaTATATTATTATCTACTAATTTTATTTTTTGACATAATATTATATAAATTGGTTAATTAAAACTATGTATTTAAATTTCGGTTTACTATTTTTTGCCAGTCTTTTTCTATGCGGTTCTTAAGCACTgttggtgtcttatcttaatatcttTTGTTAAAGGTTTAGGGTCCTAAAAACCcgcttttttaattaatcagaactacgtatttaaattttttatacatttgatatttataattttatatattttttgaaaaattatttgagagaaagaaaatgaaagaCACTTTGATAAAATGCTTTAGAGTTAATAGTATTAAATATGTTATGAATGGTTGATGGGTATAAATATTTATAACTTAttaattaatatgtatatatattgaacTATTTATGTCTATTattatcaattttaatatttatttacattctatatatataattgtaatgtttttttttgtatAATAGAAATATTGGTTACATAAAAATCAAATGGGTCCATTTGTCATTATTGCATGgtcaaaggaaaaagaaaagaatgcCATAAAGTAACAAATTCACTATTCAAGCACTATTTCATAATAGTGGTACTATTGTCCAAATATGAATATTATTTCAATAGTActataaaaatgcaaaaaaaaagataGAAGTTCTTACAAAGATGACATCATAATCCAATAAGAATTTAGAATACTATTAtccaaaaggaaaaaaaagataaatcaatttgtatattttaaaataaatctgaaaaaatataaacattagaaaatttggtCAACCTTTTTTAATTTTTGGTTATGATTAGTTGATGGTTTATTGAATGCATTAGTATAAATTAGTATAAGAAAACATCTAAAATAGTTGAAGGTTTTATGTACTTTtacatgaaaaatatatatttcttatcTTGTGTTCAAGGCAATTACACAAACACAATGCAACAATTGTATAAGGATTATAAGGATTTTTTATTgattatcaataaaaaatatatacatttgaCTAGATAACCCAAGATATATATACAAGAAGCATTCATGATTATATTATTTTTGTGACAAAAATATTTTGAGTACATTATATTCCATTGACAAGTTCTACTAATATTTCCACTAGCTAATAAAATACTTTCTAGTCTAAAAAACAATACACAATATACTCACGAAACATGCATAAAAATAAATTACACTatctataaaaataaaaataaaaataaaactaaattactTTCTTTGATTGATGtttaaaacttaaaataaaaataaaaatccaattCAACAAAATTTATAAGTATGTTGCAATTGATAATCAAACAAAGACTATTTTAAATGAGAATTAAAGCTCTATATATGAtgcaatttaataattatatttgaatatcaatacatTTAATGTTAAATTGATCAAAGATGTTAGAATTCACATATATATCGTTTCTTGAGCAATCTAGGAAACAAGTAAATATaaaatagatttaaaaatatacatattaattaatcttttgttaaatattatttttttattattaattttaaaaatattttaaactaatatatgttaattttttttatattattattaatttattttactcACGATCTCTTCTCttttttctatttcatcttttcaataaattatttGAAATATGAGTATAAAATGTATAATTAACTcacaatattttaaataaaaagtaATGTCACCATCAAATAGAACAATAAATGGTGACATGAAAATAAGTTTAGactattattttttcttttgtcaAAATAACATGGTTAAAAGTTTTAATACTTACCTCACACTAATAATATTATTCACAACTATTATTCAATAGAATGATAgataaattaattttgatattttaaaaataagttgaatatatatatatatatatatatacatctcatTGATTCATTTGTTGAAAAATATTAAATCATATAAATGCAGTAGTATTCCTCCCCGAAATAAGAACTAATATGAAAAAATTGCAGTAACTATTTTTTGAAAGTGGaaactataaaatattttttttagaacTACCATTATTTTGAAgagataattatttttttaaattcttcACTTCATGTATACTCACAAAAAGTTCTTTTTCAGTTTTCTTCAAATTATGGATAGTTTTTAATAATTGAGATTGTTTAGCTACATATATAGGAAGATAATTTTCATATGTTacatgttaaaaaaaatatattgtatttaaaatatttaaggcctACATAATGCATAATTATGAAAAGAATATTTTTGGAAAAGATTAATGTTAAATTTTAAATCTATTGAAATTTCAATTCATACTAGGGGATGCATCTTAGATGTTTGGGATCACACTATGATACATCTAATCTTGATTATATGATATCATATAGTACAACACATCTTATGTGGTTGGTATTACATTATGATATAACTAATCTTAATGTGTAGGATCACATTTTATGATacaaaatttgtattttttattctCATAAATTACCTTTCTACAATATATTTTTGTAGTCCGTAGAATACAAGATTTATTTAATATTCTGAAGATATCAAATCTATGGTCCTTAGTAGGGGATATTTTGGTTTCTTAGCAAGTTGTACTAATGAACCAAGTGTTGCACCTAACACCTTTCATCCATGCACATTATAACATATGAGTTAAGGACCAACTATGCAACTAATGTAGGATCATCCTTGGTTTAACGCAATCCTCATCACCAAATACATAAATAATACATTTGAAATCATCGTTTAAActattcttagatatttggacTTCTATTTTCTAACATTGTTCATTGACCAACCTCTTATGTTCTTTCTATAATCAAGTGATTATATATGAACCTACATGTTTATATCTCATAAATTCAAATTAGATCAACCATCTCATTCTACTCTAGACTATGCTTATTTTTATTATTAGCAATAACCTTATATTATTGGACTCTAACCTTCCATGCATCTAGTTTTTAGTAATTTTCTCCTATATATTTGTTTATTTTGATCCACACCATCAACACAAACATTTCCATTACTAATAACTTACCTCTCTATGTTTCATCTACTAGGTTTTTTCATCCACTTGATTATTCATCAAAATGTGCAACAATTGCACATCCTTCATGTCCTTTGACATTGGGAATATTCAAATTCTCTATGTCCTTTTACTCTACATCTAAAACAATTTAATATAGATTATCTTCTATTGTCTCTACCATATCCATATATTCTTTCATTGGGGCAATGAACTGTTATTTCCACTTACCTTAGTATATACATTATAGAATGTTTTATCACTTACCTTgcgatctatctatctatctgtagAACCATATTATCTTTTTATAATAATACTGTCATTCTGGCCTTTGTAGCCTTGCAATCATGTTActcaaaaattaattttagtcaataAAATAAGATAAGTATTTAGAGTTTTGTAATAATAATcgaattattaaattatataatattagtATAATATTTACCTAAAGTGTACATTGAGTGATCAAatctaaatttgattttttttatcattGAATTCAATTGTAATTTTGTTGAACCATTTATCTTGTTTAAGAGTAACAATTTCCTCTAATCTCAACTCAAAATGTATCATGGATTCAAActtttcttctaaattttttgaTTCATTCTTGCCTTGATATTTGATGATACCATCTTTCATAATTGCAAACAAATTTTGTTCCACATCTAAACCTTCTTCATTTAAAGTTAGAGAAATGTTTTTGTACACGAGgcaagagtcatgatatccatcacaTGAGTCAAAGATTTGTTCATATACTTAAAGTACCTTTTTAATCCTATCTATTCATTCTTCAACCATTGGTTTCTCCACAATCTTGAACCCTCCATTTGCACCTATCACATGCAATACTTATCCTCTCCTTATGTCATGTATTAAAATCCATTCAATTTATGCCACTAATAGTAACACTCAATGACTATGTCATCTATtcataattgaaaaaaaattctattaaaatgatataaaagaaATCAAGCAGTGATAAACGTGGGAGCACGTTTCTCATGCTAGCCAAGAAATTAATGTTGAAATTCGTACATAACTTTACCATATGCGTTCAATTACTGATACATGGTGGACACCATTTGAGTTAAAGTTAGAAGCCATTTTAACATTTTAAAATATTCAGCAACCCATCGAGTATTTTGGATATCGTCTGCTACACAGTAAAATCTTATCTCATTGACTGGTTGTTTCGCATTACCTGACCCCAGATAAGTAATCATTGAAAATGTCAGAAAATATATTAAAGGTAATGGGGATGTTAATACATTTTACCTCATAATTTTTTTAGTTAAGATGCATCCAGAATTATGGATAGACATTGCAGGGAAACACATTTTGCTTGGGAAAAATAGTATAAATAGGTCTTTGAGCTGAAAGAAAAATATCAGTTATCAAGATGAAGATCTTTAGTGTGTCGGTAGTTGTGTTTTTTTGCTATCTAGGGGCACCATCCTTAGCCAGAGGTTATGCCCAGTTTGGGAAAAAGGCCTTCCCATCAGACTTTGTTTTTGGGCTTGGATCTGCAGCTTATCAGGTTTGGCCATTCTCTTCATTCACTGTATTTGTTTAATATTTAACAATGGTGCATTTTTGTTGCAGTTGAGAACATTTTGTTCTACTTATAGATTTAGAATGTTTTCCTGAGATAAACTGTCTAGAAAGCTAGTTTTTCTGGTCTTCTATTTTTCATCACTCTCAGCAGGGAAATGATTAAAACAGTAGGTGTTTTTCATGTAGTATGAAGGAGCAGCTCGAGCGGATGGAAAGGGGAAAAGTGTTTGGGATACATTTGCACACATTCCAGGTTTTATTTGAGGATGGGGAGGATTCCATTGTTGTTTATACTTCATTGACTATAGCCATTAGTAGtagcatttattattattattattaatttttatccTTGAATGTTTATGCTTTTGCAGGGAAAATTGTTGACAATAGCAATGGTGATGTTGCGAATGATCAGTACCACCGTTATAAGGTTTGTATTATGGAATGAAAGATCAGAGGGAGGATATTGAAAATGTTGTACTGTTGTCTCTTTGCTTCTTAAATACTTGGTTAGATTAAAGGAAAGACCTGACTGTTTATTGGTGTAAATAACCTTCTCAGGACGATGTGAAACTTTTGGCTGATCTGGGAGTTGATTCATATAGATTTTCAATATCCTGGACTCGCATATTCCCCAGTATGTTATGGAACTTTCTCTCTACTTTGATGTTGTTAAATGCTTTATCTTTAGATGTTGACAATGATCACCCATTTTTTTGGGCAGATGGAAGTGGGAAGGTGAATAAAAAGGGAATAGCTTATTACAACAATCTTATTGACGAGCTTCTTAAGCATGGTATACTTATATTTAAGTTGCAAGGGGGATTATGATTATCTTAAAGATCCAAGCTAATGTTGCTAGCAGAGAGAAATAACAGTCATGTATGCTGATAAACTGTTTGGCCAAATTGTAGGCATTCGTCCATTCGTGACAATATTCCATTGGGATCTTCCACAGGCTCTCCAAGACGAGTATGGAGGTTTCTTAAACGAAAAAATTATGTAAGCCAACTTTCTGgcattttggatttgatataaataatatatctttaagttttgatttgtttatatGATTATTTTTAGTAGAATTTATTTATGATATTATTGATGCGATTTTAGATAAATGATCTAAGCAACTCAAAACTTAAAATATGTTGCCTTCTTATATTTTTGTAAATGCAACGGAAAGTTCCATATTGCTGATGTCTATTTTTTTTGTGTATCCAGAAAAGATTTTGTCAACTATGCAGACGTATGCTTTAAAGCTTTTGGTGATCGAGTGAAGGATTGGGTGACAATAAATGAGCTGATAAGCATGAGCGTGTATGGATACAACTTTGGAAGCCTTGCTCCTGGCCGCTGCTCCAAATCAGTTGGAAATTGCAGCGCTGGAAACTCAGCTATTGAAACATATATAGTCGCCCACAATTTACTTCTTTCACATGCAGCTGCTGTAAAACTATACAGAGACAAGTATCAAGTATGCACATTCAAGATTTCATCAATATTTGATCTACTTAATACTTACTTTTGTTTCATCAAATGGGTTATACTTATATTTTATCAATCACATAGATTTGAAAATGGGGTATCTATGTTGTTGCAGAAAACACAGAAGGGAAGCATTGGAATCACACTTGTAACCCACTGG includes:
- the LOC131060691 gene encoding beta-glucosidase 13, which encodes MKIFSVSVVVFFCYLGAPSLARGYAQFGKKAFPSDFVFGLGSAAYQYEGAARADGKGKSVWDTFAHIPGKIVDNSNGDVANDQYHRYKDDVKLLADLGVDSYRFSISWTRIFPNGSGKVNKKGIAYYNNLIDELLKHGIRPFVTIFHWDLPQALQDEYGGFLNEKIIKDFVNYADVCFKAFGDRVKDWVTINELISMSVYGYNFGSLAPGRCSKSVGNCSAGNSAIETYIVAHNLLLSHAAAVKLYRDKYQKTQKGSIGITLVTHWFLPHSNSLADGKASRRALDFFFGWYIDPLVRGEYPASMRATLGARLPRFTQAQSNQVKGSFDFLGINYYTGMYTIHDSSVQNPMNNNFTQDARIILVYERNGILIGPQGGADWLHLYPRGIRELLNYIKYNYNNPPVYITENGIDDSYNSSMTMQERLNDTWRINYHSKHLLNLAMAIKDGCNVKGYYGWTFMDDFEWNGGYESKMGFYYVERSNNLTRHARASADWLKDFLHN